A genome region from Magnolia sinica isolate HGM2019 chromosome 8, MsV1, whole genome shotgun sequence includes the following:
- the LOC131254357 gene encoding protein DETOXIFICATION 53, whose amino-acid sequence MCPSNESQTSLCGDHCIVSKGGENGGLEREGGGETAKINPLFAYWPPFNEVSEELTSLGKITYPIVITGFLLYSRSIISMLFLGHLGDIELAGGSLSIGFANITGYSVIKGLAMGMDPICGQAYGAKRWAILSQTYQKTLILLLLASIPISLLWLNMEPILLWLGQDLTITSTARIYITFSLPDLLGQAHLQPLMIFLRTQSLTTPLTLAATAALILHLPINYLLVVHLNLGVKGVALASTWTTLNLNLGLLVYLVFSKKALKPWDGLTAVGFFRGWCLLLKLAMPSVVSVCLEWWWYEVMLILCGLLSNPRASVAAMGILIQTTGLIYVFPSSISSGLSTRVGNELGAGRPTRAQWATKVGLAVATACGLSAFAFTTAVRNVWGKMFTSEPQILVLTSIALPIVGFCELGNCPQTAGCGVMMGSARATVGAHINFGAFYLIGLPVAAILGFGLKIGFFGLWFGLVAAQASCVFMMVRAIRCTDWKLQAERAKELTEAAEGENDDLEASLLLH is encoded by the exons ATGTGCCCAAGCAATGAGTCCCAAACATCTTTATGTGGTGATCATTGTATTGTCTCTAAAGGAGGAGAGAATGGAGGattagagagagaaggaggaggagaaacaGCAAAGATCAATCCTCTCTTTGCCTACTGGCCGCCCTTCAACGAG GTTTCAGAGGAGCTAACATCCCTCGGCAAGATCACATACCCCATAGTAATAACAGGCTTTCTCTTATACTCAAGATCCATCATATCCATGCTTTTCCTGGGCCATCTAGGAGACATTGAACTAGCTGGTGGGTCCCTCTCAATTGGGTTTGCCAACATCACTGGCTACTCAGTCATCAAAGGTCTAGCCATGGGAATGGACCCCATCTGTGGCCAGGCCTATGGGGCCAAGAGGTGGGCCATCCTCAGCCAAACCTATCAAAAGACCCTCATTCTCCTCCTCCTGGCTTCCATCCCTATCTCCCTACTTTGGTTGAACATGGAACCAATCCTACTCTGGCTAGGCCAAGATCTAACCATCACATCAACGGCCAGGATCTACATAACATTCTCACTGCCTGACTTACTGGGCCAGGCCCACTTACAACCGTTGATGATTTTTCTAAGGACCCAAAGTCTAACCACACCTCTCACTCTAGCAGCTACAGCTGCACTTATACTACACCTTCCAATCAACTACCTtttggtggtccacttgaatttgggTGTGAAGGGTGTAGCTCTTGCCTCAACATGGACCACCTTGAATTTGAATTTGGGCCTGTTGGTTTACTTGGTATTCTCTAAGAAGGCCCTCAAGCCTTGGGACGGCCTGACGGCCGTCGGGTTTTTCCGAGGCTGGTGTCTGCTACTGAAATTGGCAATGCCGAGCGTGGTGTCGGTCTGCTTGGAGTGGTGGTGGTATGAAGTGATGTTGATCTTGTGTGGGCTGCTGAGCAACCCACGCGCAAGTGTGGCGGCGATGGGGATTCTGATACAGACGACGGGCTTGATTTACGTATTCCCCTCATCAATCAGCTCAGGCCTTTCAACTAGGGTGGGCAATGAGCTAGGCGCCGGAAGGCCCACCAGGGCCCAATGggccacaaaggtgggccttgcagTCGCAACGGCATGTGGTCTATCGGCATTTGCTTTCACAACCGCCGTGAGGAACGTGTGGGGGAAGATGTTCACATCGGAGCCGCAGATCCTTGTGCTAACATCCATAGCGCTCCCGATCGTTGGATTTTGCGAGCTCGGCAACTGCCCACAGACAGCTGGATGTGGAGTCATGATGGGTAGTGCCAGGGCCAcagttggggcccacataaactTTGGCGCGTTCTATCTGATCGGATTGCCGGTTGCAGCGATCCTGGGGTTCGGTCTCAAGATCGGTTTTTTTGGGCTTTGGTTTGGGCTTGTTGCGGCCCAGGCTTCATGTGTGTTTATGATGGTGAGAGCCATCAGATGCACTGATTGGAAACTTCAAGCTGAGAGGGCTAAGGAGCTGACAGAGGCTGCAGAAGGGGAGAATGATGACTTGGAGGCTAGTCTACTCCTTCACTGA